A segment of the Chryseobacterium scophthalmum genome:
ATAAACGGTTTGTCCGGCTTTGAAATCCTTATGCTGCTCATCGGTAAGTTCTTTGCCCCTGAATGTTTTTGGAGCTTCCTGCGGCTGGCTTTGCTGATTGTTTTGTTGGTTGTTTTGGGTTTGACCATTGCTTTGAGTTTGCCTGTTGGAATTATTGCGGTCAAACAGGAACTCCACATAACGCTTGTCTGCATTGAACTGTACCGTTGCCGAGAACTCCGTTCCTTTAGTGGAAATCATACCATCTAACTTTAGCGGTTTACCCTCCATTAACGTTTGCTTCTGCTCATCGTTCAGCTTTACACCTTTAATTTCATCGGGAATTTTTATGAAATCCGTCCGTAAGGCAATTACATCATTGGTTAGCCTGTCTATGCTGATAATGGATGGCATCAGTTCGCCCGTTTTGGAATTGGTCAGGTTAACCACACGCCCCATATTACCTGTTTCGAGCAGGTTCTTTTTGTCCTCATCGGTAAACTTGTGTCCGAAAAACTCAAAATGCAGGTTGGGTTCTTTTTTGATACCGTGTATTGCTACAATAACATTTCCGTCTTCGGCTTGCTGTAAAGACAATCGGGCATCTGTGCGAAGAACAGAGCCTCCGAAATTAACGCCTATCGGCAAAAGTTCATTGGTTTTGTAACCTCGTAACAAAGGGTCAAGCAGGTTTCTTTTTTCAAGGTATTCCTTGCTTAATCCGAGGTTTTTCATTGTGTCCCAATCAATCTGCTCCGGCTTGTAGCGGTACTCGCTGGCTTCCGGTGTTGTTTGTGTTGTTGCCATATTATTTTGATTTTCTTGTTTCTTATCCTGTTGCGGTTCTGTTTTTACTTCGTGTTCTTTCATCACTTTTTCGCCTTCGGGAGTGGGCTTATCTACCTGCTTTTGTATTTCCTGTGCTTTTTCAACGGCAATAGGTGCAGGCACTTTGAAGAATGAAAAATTGGTAGGGTTCTTTAGCTGGCTGAAAAAATTAGAAAAGAAGTTGGAAAAGAAATCGCCGCTTTTATCCACACGCATAAACTGGTTTTGGTTTTTCTTCGTGGGGTCAACGGTTTCCATTTTTCCGTTCTCGTCAATACTCTTTACGGCTTGGATTTTCATTTTTTCTTTATCCAGCACCAATAATATGTCCGATAACTGTTCGGGCATTTCCTGTTTCTTTGTGGTTTCTTCGCTCATATTCTGAAAATTTTAAAAGTTCACTGCCGAATGTAAAATAAGCGTTGGCGGTATTGCCCAATTTGGCACTCAAAGGCAGTCTTTGTCTTTCATTGGCGTTCATTTTGAGGGCGGGTTAAAGCTCTCTCTAATGAATTGATGTACATCAGATAGCTTGTAATACAATTTCCCGCTTATGGTATAATACGGTAACTTCCCGATGGAGCGATACCGTTGCAGGGAACGGTTACTGATTTTTAGCATTTGTAGTAAATCCTGGTTATCCAGTAATTCCTCGCCATCTATGCTATTGCGTTTCTTTTGCAACTCATTTATATTGTCGCCCAGCATATCAAGACGCCCCATCAGGCGTTCCATCCACGCTAAAAATTCCATTCTGTCAATATTCATAGGGATATACTTTTAGGGGTTCATACCTATTTTTTATCTGTCTTTAGCTTTCTGCCTTTTTCGATATAGCTTTTGCCTTTTGCCATAAGCTCCTGCACAAACTCATCACTGCTCTGTATCGCATTGGCATTAAGCATATCCTTAATTGCTCCTATGGTGTAGAAATATTGACCGTAGATTTTTGAATAAGCAATCTCGCCTTTGGTGCGCATACGCCACAAGGTCTTTTCGCTGATGTGCAGGTATTGGCATACCTCGTGGTTATTGAGCCACAGGTCATCATAGCTTGTATTGTCCAATCTTTTCAGGTAGTCAGCAATAGCGTTGATACGGCTGTTGAGCTGTTGCCACGCTTCTTCTTCGATAGTTATTATTTTCATTGCACAGCTTTTAAATGTTCACTATGCAAAACTCCTAAAGGTGGCAGTGTTTGTCTGCCAAGCCTTACCCATTGGTTTGGCGGTTTTTTGAAAATTTTTACAATTAGGGAAAACCCTTGTTTAATAAGGGTTTGGAGGCATTGGAGATATTTTGTAATGCAGTTTTGCCAACATTTGCCAATTGGCAGATATAGGCAAAGAAAAAGCAGTACATTTTGTGTACTGCTCTGAACATACCGTTTTAATGTAGCTAAAGGTCTTTATCCATATATTCTTCAAGTGATATTTTGAGCTGGTCTAAAAATGCCGTTCGGGAACCTGCCCTTGTTTTCATTCGATGGAAAGAGTGATGTATATCGTTTAAAGGAGTTCGGAATAGCACCTGAAAAATCAAAGCTAATTTTCGGATGCCGATTTTTCCGTGTGCAATGGAATTGGAAACATAGAGAGCGTATATCAGTTCGATAAGTGCATTTTGAGAATTTGTCCACGAAATATCTTTGTGTGTATCTCCGTTTATTAAAACGGTATCGGGATTTTTTTCGGGATTTATTTTGGTAAGCAAAAAAGTATAAAGTAATTCATTCGCTATAATATGGGCTATTTTGTTATCATAATATGTAGAAAAACTAAGGTCAATTTCAAATACGCCACTCTTTAATCCATCGTGGTAATTGACTTTTCCGAGCCTGAAATAACTATGGTCACGGTCTATCCTGCCAGTCCGATAATACCTGTAAAAATCCTCATTGCAAATACTTTCTTTGTATTCTGATTTGAGGGTTTTTAATAGGTTCTCAAAATAGCTTTGATGTATTTTGCCATTGCTCACGGGGCAGGTAGTTTCGATACGGAAGACTTTGTTATAGTAAATGAGCTTTCCTAAGATTTGTGGTTTAATGTTCTTGAAAAAGTCAATCTCCTGCTGCTCATTTGTAAATCCATCCTGCAAGACTTTGGTCTTTATGGTACACAGCATTTCATTTAGGAACAAGGTCATTTGGTAAGCCTCTTCCGTAGTTTGCATCATTTGAGAAGAAAGTTTATCTTCCTGATGTCTGATTTGCGTTAATATTTTACTCAACACGATTTCCATAGCATAGTCTTTTAGAGGTTCTCACTATTTGTTTCGGAGTTGCAACTGTTGTTGATATACCAAAATTTGGAAATAATACTGAAATCAATATCACAGGCTCCCCACAGTGTGGGATTTTTTTTCAAAGATTTTTCTATTCGCACGAATGATAAAAGGGTAAAGCACTAATGTACTTTACCCTTTATTTTTTTATATTTGCAGCAATGATTTACAAGGTAATCGAATGAAAGCAAGTGCAGTAAGCACCATTACTAAATCGTTACCGATAGAGTTTTCCTCTCTTGTAAACTACTATTTATTAGCCACTTTGGGCTATATTAATCTTTTTTAGATAAAAACCAAATTATCAGGAAATCCCTCATCAACTCTTCCCTCTTCCAAAGTAAAATTATTTTTTAGAAGTAATGACTTTGAATTTTCATTAAATTTATTGGTGAACGCTAAAATTTCATTTAAATACAACTCATTAAAACCGAAATTCAAAACCGCTTTCAAGGCTTCAGACATGATTCCTTTTCTGTGATAATTGGGTAACAATTCATAGCCAACTTCGGCAGTTTTTCGGTCTTCAGAAAAATTCCACAAACAAATTGTTCCGATTAGATTGGGCTGATTTTTTAAAGAAATTCCCCAGAAAATTGTTTCATTATTTTCGACTCGCTGTTTAATTGTTAAAATAAAACTCAGCGCTTCATAATTGGTTTGCGGCGGAATTCTT
Coding sequences within it:
- a CDS encoding DUF3945 domain-containing protein — encoded protein: MSEETTKKQEMPEQLSDILLVLDKEKMKIQAVKSIDENGKMETVDPTKKNQNQFMRVDKSGDFFSNFFSNFFSQLKNPTNFSFFKVPAPIAVEKAQEIQKQVDKPTPEGEKVMKEHEVKTEPQQDKKQENQNNMATTQTTPEASEYRYKPEQIDWDTMKNLGLSKEYLEKRNLLDPLLRGYKTNELLPIGVNFGGSVLRTDARLSLQQAEDGNVIVAIHGIKKEPNLHFEFFGHKFTDEDKKNLLETGNMGRVVNLTNSKTGELMPSIISIDRLTNDVIALRTDFIKIPDEIKGVKLNDEQKQTLMEGKPLKLDGMISTKGTEFSATVQFNADKRYVEFLFDRNNSNRQTQSNGQTQNNQQNNQQSQPQEAPKTFRGKELTDEQHKDFKAGQTVYMAGLVDKKGQTYNGYITFDKATGKTGFEFPNQYKERMQPSEAHKTQTAVNSEGKTNEATKNINEPLKSGQQRPKNKQQQEQQEKPEAPAKSKGRKI
- a CDS encoding helix-turn-helix domain-containing protein; the protein is MNIDRMEFLAWMERLMGRLDMLGDNINELQKKRNSIDGEELLDNQDLLQMLKISNRSLQRYRSIGKLPYYTISGKLYYKLSDVHQFIRESFNPPSK
- a CDS encoding helix-turn-helix domain-containing protein, coding for MKIITIEEEAWQQLNSRINAIADYLKRLDNTSYDDLWLNNHEVCQYLHISEKTLWRMRTKGEIAYSKIYGQYFYTIGAIKDMLNANAIQSSDEFVQELMAKGKSYIEKGRKLKTDKK
- a CDS encoding RteC domain-containing protein, producing MEIVLSKILTQIRHQEDKLSSQMMQTTEEAYQMTLFLNEMLCTIKTKVLQDGFTNEQQEIDFFKNIKPQILGKLIYYNKVFRIETTCPVSNGKIHQSYFENLLKTLKSEYKESICNEDFYRYYRTGRIDRDHSYFRLGKVNYHDGLKSGVFEIDLSFSTYYDNKIAHIIANELLYTFLLTKINPEKNPDTVLINGDTHKDISWTNSQNALIELIYALYVSNSIAHGKIGIRKLALIFQVLFRTPLNDIHHSFHRMKTRAGSRTAFLDQLKISLEEYMDKDL
- a CDS encoding GNAT family N-acetyltransferase, producing MKLETERLVLKSINENHAEDILKIRSNAEINKFLKRIPPQTNYEALSFILTIKQRVENNETIFWGISLKNQPNLIGTICLWNFSEDRKTAEVGYELLPNYHRKGIMSEALKAVLNFGFNELYLNEILAFTNKFNENSKSLLLKNNFTLEEGRVDEGFPDNLVFI